One Eubacteriales bacterium mix99 genomic window carries:
- a CDS encoding AraC family transcriptional regulator produces the protein MRLVDLDNEKYKNIPMYRMSENPNGDLPFFIARYRLENSEKELHRHEYMQINYVYQGKAEHVINNHRFEIIKGDIFVIPPYIPHKITAPKNCSAQIYEFEFLPQFINQNMDKIENAESFLDFAYIEPFLVSENMVRPRLNLIGRLQIEVETILNEVFQEYRQKKPGYILLIKSLLLRLLVLVGREFTTNLEGSETQTIYDRHREAILTAIHYINEHYADNLTVEEVAKVSALSFSYFSHLFKSITLKTFTEYLNDYRISEALQLLKETDKKVLDISYEIGFNSVNHFNRVFKKQIGIPPLSYRKICRGNGMEKKAPIIQREDLL, from the coding sequence ATGAGACTGGTTGATCTGGATAACGAAAAGTATAAGAATATACCGATGTATCGAATGAGTGAAAACCCAAACGGGGATCTGCCGTTTTTTATAGCGAGATACCGGTTGGAAAATTCCGAAAAAGAGCTTCACAGGCATGAGTATATGCAGATAAACTATGTTTACCAGGGAAAGGCGGAGCATGTGATCAACAATCACAGGTTTGAGATCATCAAAGGTGATATCTTTGTGATCCCGCCCTATATTCCCCACAAGATCACCGCGCCGAAGAACTGTTCTGCCCAAATTTACGAATTTGAATTTTTACCTCAGTTTATCAATCAGAATATGGACAAAATAGAGAATGCAGAATCGTTTCTGGACTTTGCATATATCGAACCGTTCCTGGTCAGCGAGAACATGGTGAGGCCAAGGCTGAATCTGATTGGAAGGCTGCAGATTGAAGTGGAGACCATTCTGAACGAGGTGTTTCAGGAATATCGGCAAAAGAAGCCGGGCTATATCCTGCTGATCAAATCCCTTCTTCTTCGGCTGCTGGTTCTGGTGGGCCGGGAATTCACCACGAACCTGGAAGGGTCCGAAACGCAGACGATTTATGACCGCCACAGGGAAGCGATTCTGACGGCCATCCATTACATCAATGAGCACTATGCGGACAATCTGACAGTGGAGGAGGTCGCAAAAGTATCTGCATTGTCCTTCTCCTATTTCAGTCATCTTTTTAAGAGCATCACTTTGAAAACATTTACGGAATACCTGAATGACTATCGGATTTCCGAAGCACTTCAGCTGCTGAAAGAGACAGATAAAAAAGTGCTGGATATCAGTTATGAGATCGGTTTTAACAGCGTAAACCATTTTAACAGGGTTTTTAAAAAGCAAATTGGAATTCCTCCATTGTCCTATCGAAAGATTTGCCGGGGAAATGGAATGGAAAAAAAAGCGCCAATCATTCAAAGGGAGGATTTATTATGA
- a CDS encoding DegT/DnrJ/EryC1/StrS family aminotransferase: protein MSKLALLGGEKTKKTPYGSGKRFGDEELRYLKEALDQNTLFYWSGNKARQFCERFSDMYGVKHCVTTSSGTASIHVALGALGITAGDEVITSPVTDMGSIIGILYQNAIPIFADLDPHTYNLDPKSVEEKITDKTKAIVVVHLAGNAADMDAIMDIARKHNVRVIEDCAQSYLTYYKGKLVGTIGDIGCFSLNDYKHISSGDGGMCIMNDQDLFERAFRFADKNYNRFSKDPAATRRIEFLAPNYRMSELQAAVGLAQLDRLSFICEQRNAYGTRISEGIKDLPGIYIPKIEEGNKSSYWFYMFRINEREAGVSRDEFSKALAAEGVPNQPGYIPACVYEYDMFLNRNAYNGTKCPFDCKYYGKDVRYYKGLCPVAEEILDTAVRISVNEFYTEEDAEETVQAIRKVAQYYQGKKL, encoded by the coding sequence ATGAGTAAGCTGGCTTTATTGGGCGGGGAAAAGACGAAAAAGACACCGTATGGATCCGGAAAACGGTTCGGAGATGAAGAACTTCGCTATCTGAAGGAGGCTCTGGACCAGAATACCTTGTTTTACTGGTCCGGAAACAAAGCAAGGCAATTCTGCGAGAGGTTTTCGGATATGTATGGGGTGAAGCATTGTGTCACCACATCGTCCGGCACTGCTTCGATTCATGTGGCTCTTGGTGCCCTGGGGATCACGGCGGGAGACGAAGTCATCACTTCTCCGGTTACCGATATGGGATCGATCATTGGAATCCTGTATCAGAATGCCATTCCGATCTTTGCCGATCTGGATCCTCATACCTATAACCTGGATCCCAAATCCGTGGAAGAAAAAATCACAGACAAAACAAAAGCCATTGTTGTGGTTCATCTGGCCGGAAACGCAGCAGATATGGACGCCATTATGGACATTGCCAGGAAACACAATGTCAGGGTCATTGAGGACTGTGCCCAGAGCTACCTCACCTATTACAAGGGAAAACTGGTGGGGACAATCGGTGACATCGGATGCTTCAGCCTGAATGATTACAAGCATATTTCCTCCGGGGACGGCGGCATGTGCATTATGAATGATCAGGATCTTTTTGAACGGGCGTTCCGCTTTGCAGACAAGAACTACAACCGGTTCTCGAAAGATCCGGCGGCAACACGAAGAATTGAATTCCTTGCCCCCAATTATCGCATGAGTGAACTGCAGGCGGCAGTAGGCCTGGCTCAGCTGGACCGGCTTTCGTTCATCTGTGAACAGAGAAATGCATATGGGACCCGGATCAGTGAAGGAATCAAGGATCTGCCTGGAATCTACATTCCCAAAATAGAGGAAGGGAACAAGAGCTCGTATTGGTTCTATATGTTCCGCATCAATGAAAGGGAAGCGGGAGTCAGCCGGGATGAATTCTCAAAGGCTCTGGCAGCGGAAGGGGTGCCCAATCAGCCGGGATATATTCCGGCTTGTGTGTATGAATACGATATGTTCCTGAATCGGAATGCCTATAATGGAACAAAATGTCCTTTTGACTGCAAGTATTATGGAAAGGATGTCCGGTATTACAAGGGATTGTGCCCGGTGGCCGAGGAAATCCTGGATACGGCGGTTCGGATTTCGGTCAATGAGTTCTATACGGAAGAGGACGCGGAGGAAACCGTGCAGGCCATCAGAAAAGTGGCACAATATTATCAAGGGAAAAAGCTATGA
- a CDS encoding sulfide/dihydroorotate dehydrogenase-like FAD/NAD-binding protein has product MFQIRKKEKLNSTVGRMEIEAPLIAKKAQPGQFIILRVDQDGERIPLTIAGYDREKGTITIIYQIVGGTTEALDQKKEGDSLADFVGPLGNATETEGLKKVAVVGGGVGCAIALPVARKLHEQGAVVHSIVGFRSKDLIILEKEFSEISDQFVVMTDDGSNGNKGLVTDALKKLIEDGEKYDEVIAIGPIIMMKFVCRLTKEYGIKTVVSMNPIMIDGTGMCGGCRLTVGGETKFACVDGPDFDGHQVDFDEAMQRADMYKPFERKAYEETCRLFEKEVE; this is encoded by the coding sequence ATGTTCCAAATTCGTAAAAAAGAAAAATTGAACTCCACAGTCGGCAGGATGGAGATCGAAGCCCCGCTCATTGCAAAAAAGGCGCAGCCAGGTCAGTTCATCATTCTGCGAGTGGATCAGGACGGGGAGCGGATCCCGCTTACCATTGCCGGTTACGACCGGGAAAAGGGAACGATTACCATCATCTATCAGATCGTCGGCGGCACCACCGAAGCTCTGGATCAGAAAAAAGAAGGAGATTCCCTGGCGGATTTTGTCGGACCTCTGGGAAATGCAACAGAGACAGAGGGCCTGAAAAAGGTTGCCGTTGTGGGGGGCGGCGTAGGATGCGCCATTGCGCTGCCGGTTGCAAGAAAGCTTCATGAGCAGGGTGCCGTGGTTCATTCCATTGTTGGGTTCCGGTCCAAAGACCTGATCATTCTGGAAAAGGAGTTTTCGGAGATATCGGATCAGTTCGTTGTGATGACGGATGACGGAAGCAACGGAAATAAGGGCCTGGTCACCGACGCTTTGAAGAAACTGATTGAAGACGGTGAGAAGTATGATGAAGTCATCGCCATCGGACCCATTATCATGATGAAGTTCGTGTGCAGGCTGACGAAGGAATACGGCATCAAAACAGTGGTCAGCATGAACCCGATCATGATAGACGGCACGGGGATGTGCGGAGGCTGCCGCCTTACAGTAGGCGGGGAAACAAAGTTTGCCTGTGTGGACGGTCCGGATTTCGACGGACATCAGGTGGATTTTGACGAAGCCATGCAGCGTGCGGATATGTATAAACCGTTTGAACGAAAAGCGTATGAAGAGACATGCAGGCTTTTTGAAAAGGAGGTGGAGTAA
- a CDS encoding amidohydrolase family protein, protein MIIDAHNHPDWHGHDLSRFLDNMKRYHIDKTWLLSWETPADEYDPSYYSCTPEVGPHGPVPFSRCLSYYERAPEKFILGYAPDPRRPEAIDQLQAAVSIYGVRVCGEIKLRMMYDNPDAIRMYQFCGERGLPVVVHIDYEFPAKSRYPRPNWWYGGGIDAFERAIRACPGTIFLGHAPGFWAHISGDNQYNKTAYPTGKVVPGGKLIDMLHTYPNLYCDISAGSGCNALKRDSEFAKKFLVEFQDRILYGRDYFDNIHQEFLNGLGLPDAVLQKIYSGNAQKLVL, encoded by the coding sequence ATGATCATTGACGCCCATAATCATCCCGACTGGCACGGACACGATCTGTCCCGGTTTCTGGATAATATGAAACGATATCACATTGATAAGACCTGGCTGCTCAGCTGGGAGACTCCTGCAGATGAGTATGATCCCAGCTACTACAGCTGCACTCCGGAAGTGGGGCCTCATGGACCGGTGCCTTTCAGCCGGTGCCTTTCCTACTACGAGCGTGCACCGGAAAAATTCATTCTGGGATATGCTCCCGACCCCAGGCGGCCGGAGGCCATCGATCAGCTTCAGGCGGCTGTCAGCATTTATGGAGTGCGGGTTTGCGGCGAGATCAAGCTGCGCATGATGTACGACAATCCGGATGCGATCCGTATGTATCAGTTTTGCGGAGAGAGAGGTCTGCCGGTAGTGGTTCATATCGACTATGAGTTTCCCGCCAAAAGCCGGTATCCCCGTCCGAACTGGTGGTACGGCGGAGGGATCGATGCCTTCGAACGAGCCATACGGGCCTGTCCGGGAACGATTTTTCTGGGGCATGCGCCGGGTTTCTGGGCACATATTTCCGGAGACAATCAGTACAATAAGACCGCATATCCCACCGGAAAGGTTGTACCGGGCGGGAAGCTGATCGATATGCTGCACACTTATCCCAATCTGTACTGTGATATTTCCGCAGGTTCCGGATGCAATGCCCTGAAACGGGATTCTGAGTTTGCCAAAAAATTTCTTGTGGAGTTTCAGGACCGAATTCTTTACGGGAGGGATTATTTCGACAATATCCATCAGGAGTTTCTGAACGGGCTTGGATTGCCGGACGCAGTCCTTCAGAAGATTTATTCAGGGAATGCGCAGAAGTTGGTGCTTTAG
- a CDS encoding polysaccharide deacetylase family protein, with protein MERCLIINADDYGVSLSANQAVEHLFDEGFLTSATLMTPCPWATEALHRAKNNKKMRVGLHLTFNAEYPLYKWGPVCRNRTVGSLLDENGFFYDKVPPLLQTAKSEDITAEMEAQYEFMTRQGIRPTHMDNHMGSVYGLNGRPFLKETFAFCAKHHLNFRLPRSAKKFAGLPEELKDALSGIEAEVDGLGIGIPDDLFSHPNALTPNDTYETVRDYYLNRIRSIDPGITEMFLHPARETEELKAICGSWQKRVWEYRLMLDDTVFRAIESEGIRLVGWTDAPFKTDKKHVRNKKQSW; from the coding sequence ATGGAACGCTGTCTTATCATCAATGCGGACGATTATGGGGTCAGCCTGTCGGCGAATCAGGCAGTGGAGCATCTGTTCGACGAGGGGTTTCTTACCTCCGCCACCCTGATGACACCCTGCCCATGGGCAACGGAAGCCCTGCACCGGGCAAAAAACAATAAAAAAATGCGGGTAGGGCTGCATCTGACCTTCAATGCAGAATATCCCCTTTACAAATGGGGACCGGTTTGCCGGAACCGAACGGTTGGTTCTCTTCTGGATGAGAATGGATTTTTTTATGATAAGGTACCACCGCTGCTGCAGACTGCAAAGTCAGAGGACATCACGGCAGAAATGGAAGCACAATATGAATTTATGACACGACAGGGTATCCGGCCGACCCATATGGACAATCACATGGGCAGTGTATATGGATTAAACGGCAGGCCCTTTCTGAAAGAAACCTTCGCATTCTGCGCGAAACACCATCTCAATTTTCGCCTGCCGCGGTCCGCAAAAAAATTTGCCGGACTGCCTGAAGAGCTGAAAGATGCGCTTTCAGGCATTGAGGCGGAAGTGGATGGGCTTGGAATCGGCATCCCGGACGATCTTTTCTCCCATCCGAATGCCCTGACGCCCAATGATACCTACGAAACCGTCCGGGATTATTATCTGAACCGGATCCGCAGTATCGACCCCGGGATTACGGAAATGTTTCTGCACCCGGCCAGGGAAACAGAGGAACTGAAAGCCATCTGCGGCAGCTGGCAAAAACGGGTATGGGAATACCGGCTCATGCTGGACGACACAGTCTTCCGGGCCATTGAATCTGAAGGAATCCGCCTGGTCGGCTGGACCGATGCCCCTTTCAAAACCGATAAAAAGCATGTACGAAATAAAAAGCAAAGCTGGTAA
- a CDS encoding carbohydrate ABC transporter permease, protein MAKNKLNQRGTGDVIFEVVNSIVMILLAFVTLYPMYYVVCASISDNVRLLASPGVLWRPKGFTMGAYKLAFSHPLLLSGYRNILFILVASLPLNIIMTLFCGYFLSSKNVYFKKPVMMIIMFTMFFSGGMIPGYLNVKSLGLYNSLWALILPGAMSVYNAIICKTAIEALPDSLAESAYIDGANDLSILFRIIFPLIMPTVAVLLLYYGVGHWNSWFPASLYIQDNPKLPIQNVLRAVLIANSNILNSAATEDDQINQFAETIKYAAIVITTVPVLCIYPFLQKYFVKGVMIGAVKG, encoded by the coding sequence ATGGCGAAAAACAAGTTGAATCAAAGAGGTACGGGGGATGTTATATTTGAAGTCGTAAACAGTATTGTAATGATTCTTCTGGCTTTTGTAACCCTTTATCCCATGTACTATGTAGTATGCGCTTCCATCAGCGATAACGTCAGGCTGCTGGCAAGCCCCGGTGTGTTGTGGCGGCCAAAGGGATTTACCATGGGGGCGTATAAACTGGCTTTCAGCCATCCGCTTTTATTAAGCGGTTACAGGAACATCCTGTTTATTCTGGTTGCATCGCTGCCACTCAATATCATAATGACGTTATTCTGCGGATACTTTTTGTCATCCAAAAATGTTTATTTCAAAAAGCCCGTTATGATGATCATTATGTTTACCATGTTTTTCAGCGGCGGCATGATTCCCGGGTATCTGAACGTAAAGTCCCTTGGCCTTTACAATTCCCTCTGGGCGTTGATTCTTCCGGGTGCGATGAGTGTTTACAATGCGATCATCTGCAAAACAGCGATTGAAGCGCTGCCGGACAGCTTGGCGGAATCCGCCTATATCGATGGGGCAAATGATCTGTCCATCCTTTTCCGCATTATCTTTCCGCTGATTATGCCGACCGTTGCCGTTCTGCTTCTGTACTACGGCGTTGGCCACTGGAACAGCTGGTTTCCCGCGTCCCTGTATATCCAGGATAATCCAAAGCTGCCCATACAGAATGTTCTGCGGGCTGTCCTGATTGCAAACTCCAATATTCTGAATTCGGCTGCTACGGAGGACGACCAGATCAATCAGTTTGCGGAGACAATTAAATATGCGGCCATTGTAATTACAACGGTACCGGTTTTGTGCATTTATCCCTTCCTTCAAAAGTATTTTGTGAAGGGTGTGATGATAGGGGCCGTGAAAGGCTGA
- a CDS encoding HAD-IIB family hydrolase: MNGTMGSRRYAVFLDIDDTLMSRGVLPQKNIDAIARARKLGNKVFLNTGRAYSFIPEKIMESIRFDGVVAGIGSYVRYGNEILRSVTFTERQLKMLVGHYLTTESQCHVEGETRMFYIHPRDPKGKTMIRSSDDFSVRYPDSRISKFSVDGRMTAEERKMLADDFVCWQHENYYEFARKGCNKASGMKAVLDWLGWSRSASIAMGDSKNDIDMMKFAGISIAMGNSPDRIKELCDDVTAPALEAGVAVALEKYVIPASGKKAKGEESA; encoded by the coding sequence GTGAATGGGACAATGGGCAGCCGAAGATATGCAGTTTTTCTTGATATTGATGATACGTTGATGAGCAGGGGGGTTCTGCCGCAAAAAAATATTGATGCCATCGCCCGGGCAAGGAAACTGGGCAACAAGGTATTTCTCAATACCGGACGGGCTTATTCCTTTATTCCGGAAAAGATTATGGAGAGCATCCGGTTTGACGGGGTTGTTGCAGGAATTGGTTCCTATGTGCGTTACGGGAACGAAATTTTGCGCAGCGTCACCTTCACGGAAAGGCAGCTGAAGATGCTGGTTGGACATTATCTGACCACTGAAAGCCAATGTCATGTGGAAGGGGAAACGAGGATGTTTTATATCCATCCCCGCGATCCGAAGGGAAAGACCATGATCCGGAGCAGCGATGATTTTTCCGTGCGCTATCCGGACAGCAGGATTTCCAAGTTTTCGGTGGACGGAAGGATGACCGCAGAAGAAAGGAAAATGCTGGCGGACGATTTTGTATGCTGGCAGCATGAGAATTACTATGAGTTTGCGCGAAAGGGCTGTAATAAGGCCAGCGGGATGAAGGCGGTACTGGATTGGCTGGGGTGGAGCCGAAGCGCTTCGATTGCCATGGGGGACAGCAAAAATGATATCGATATGATGAAGTTCGCCGGCATCAGCATCGCCATGGGCAATTCTCCGGACCGGATCAAGGAACTGTGTGATGATGTGACAGCGCCTGCGTTGGAGGCAGGAGTTGCCGTGGCTCTGGAGAAATATGTGATCCCGGCTTCGGGAAAAAAGGCGAAGGGGGAAGAGTCCGCATAA
- the gltA gene encoding NADPH-dependent glutamate synthase: MADMTKTSLNASRPKPNMATRKNEMPTQDPKVRSGNFSEVALGYTKEQAMDEARRCLHCKNKPCVGGCPVQIDIPAFIREIVNGDFEKAYEVLADSSTLPAVCGRVCPQETQCEQRCIRGKKGEPVAIGRLERFAADWHNAHSTAKPKKPVSNGHKVAVIGSGPSGLACAGELARMGYDVTVFEALHLTGGVLSYGIPEFRLPKAIVQKEVHTLTELGVHIKTDMVIGKILTIEELRKDYGFEAIYVGSGAGLPRFMNIPGENLKGVYSANEFLTRVNLMKAYREDSPTPVLKANKVAVVGGGNVAMDAARCAKRLGAKEVSVVYRRSARELPARAEEVEHAKEEGIAFHFLTNPTELLSDEKGFVNGMKCVEMDLGEPDASGRRRPVPREGSDFRMDVDCVIIAIGTSPNPLIKSTTEGLKTQKWGGIIADEDTGSTSLAGVYAGGDAVTGSATVILAMGAGKKAAKAIDEYLTEKADPDRA, translated from the coding sequence ATGGCAGATATGACAAAGACCAGCCTGAATGCATCCAGGCCAAAGCCGAATATGGCCACCAGGAAAAATGAGATGCCCACCCAGGATCCAAAGGTCCGGAGCGGAAATTTTTCAGAGGTTGCGCTGGGCTATACAAAGGAACAGGCAATGGATGAGGCAAGGCGCTGCCTGCATTGCAAGAATAAGCCATGTGTCGGCGGCTGCCCGGTTCAGATTGATATCCCGGCTTTTATCCGGGAGATTGTAAACGGCGACTTTGAAAAAGCCTATGAGGTCCTGGCAGATTCCAGTACTCTGCCTGCCGTATGCGGAAGGGTCTGCCCGCAGGAGACCCAGTGTGAGCAGAGATGCATACGGGGAAAGAAAGGCGAGCCGGTTGCCATCGGGCGACTGGAACGTTTTGCAGCGGACTGGCACAATGCCCACAGCACTGCCAAACCAAAAAAACCGGTTTCCAACGGGCACAAGGTGGCGGTGATCGGTTCCGGTCCGTCCGGACTGGCCTGTGCAGGAGAGCTGGCCAGGATGGGTTACGATGTCACCGTATTTGAAGCGCTGCATCTGACCGGCGGGGTATTGTCCTACGGGATCCCGGAATTCCGTCTGCCCAAGGCCATTGTGCAGAAAGAAGTGCATACCCTGACGGAGCTGGGCGTTCATATCAAAACGGATATGGTTATCGGCAAAATCCTGACCATTGAGGAGCTTCGGAAGGATTATGGGTTTGAAGCGATCTATGTTGGTTCGGGAGCCGGACTGCCCAGGTTTATGAATATTCCGGGGGAGAATCTGAAGGGCGTCTATTCCGCCAATGAATTCCTGACCCGCGTAAACCTGATGAAGGCATACCGGGAGGATTCCCCGACCCCTGTTCTGAAAGCCAATAAGGTGGCTGTGGTAGGCGGCGGCAATGTTGCCATGGATGCGGCAAGGTGTGCAAAACGTCTCGGCGCAAAGGAAGTCAGCGTTGTTTACCGGCGTTCTGCCAGGGAGCTTCCTGCCCGGGCGGAAGAAGTGGAGCATGCAAAGGAAGAAGGAATTGCATTCCATTTCCTGACCAATCCCACCGAACTGCTGTCCGATGAGAAAGGCTTTGTAAATGGCATGAAGTGCGTGGAAATGGACCTGGGAGAGCCGGATGCGTCCGGAAGACGGCGGCCTGTTCCCAGGGAAGGATCCGATTTCCGGATGGACGTGGACTGTGTCATCATCGCCATCGGCACTTCCCCCAATCCTTTGATCAAGTCCACCACCGAAGGGCTGAAAACCCAGAAATGGGGCGGCATTATTGCAGACGAAGATACAGGATCCACATCCCTTGCGGGAGTGTATGCCGGCGGAGATGCCGTAACCGGATCCGCAACGGTGATCCTTGCCATGGGCGCCGGGAAGAAAGCGGCAAAGGCAATTGATGAATATCTGACGGAAAAAGCAGACCCGGATCGGGCCTGA
- a CDS encoding iron-containing alcohol dehydrogenase has product MARFTIPRDIYYGKGSLETLKTLKGKKATFVLGGGSMKRFGFLDKALDYLKEAGIEVKLFEGVEPDPSVETVMRGAKEMQEFGPDWIISMGGGSPIDAAKAMWTFYEYPDTKFEDLCKPFHFPTLRQKAKFVAIPSTSGTATEVTSFSVITDYSTGIKYPLADFNITPDIAIVDPQLAETMPPRLTAHTGMDALTHAIEAYVSTLHSPFTDPLALKAIHMVFDYLPDSYRGDKKAREQMHYAQCLAGMAFSNALLGIVHSMAHKSGAAFSTGHIPHGCANAIYLPYVIQYNAKDGTALARYAEIARSVGLTGANEQELMEKLCDKINEYNAKLSIPRTLKEFGIEEKEFNEKVAKIAETAVGDACTGSNPRPVTPAEVEKLFRCIYYGRKVDF; this is encoded by the coding sequence ATGGCAAGATTTACAATACCAAGGGATATTTATTACGGAAAGGGAAGCCTGGAAACCCTGAAAACCCTGAAGGGGAAAAAGGCGACATTTGTGTTGGGCGGAGGATCCATGAAGCGTTTCGGCTTTCTTGACAAGGCACTGGATTATCTGAAGGAAGCAGGGATTGAGGTGAAGCTGTTCGAAGGCGTGGAGCCCGATCCTTCTGTGGAAACCGTGATGCGCGGTGCAAAGGAAATGCAGGAGTTTGGACCCGACTGGATTATTTCCATGGGCGGCGGCTCTCCCATTGACGCAGCGAAAGCCATGTGGACGTTTTATGAGTATCCGGATACGAAATTCGAAGATCTGTGCAAACCGTTTCATTTCCCGACGCTGCGGCAGAAGGCTAAATTCGTGGCAATTCCATCGACTTCCGGGACAGCGACGGAGGTCACTTCGTTTTCCGTCATTACGGATTATTCCACAGGGATAAAATATCCTCTGGCTGATTTCAACATTACCCCGGACATCGCCATTGTGGACCCCCAGCTGGCAGAAACCATGCCGCCCAGGCTGACGGCGCATACCGGCATGGATGCACTGACCCATGCCATTGAGGCATATGTTTCCACGCTGCACAGCCCCTTTACGGATCCGCTGGCGCTGAAAGCGATTCATATGGTATTTGATTATCTTCCGGATTCCTACCGTGGCGATAAAAAGGCCAGGGAGCAGATGCATTATGCACAATGTCTGGCAGGAATGGCGTTCTCCAATGCGCTGTTGGGTATCGTTCATTCCATGGCACATAAATCAGGCGCCGCTTTTTCAACCGGCCATATTCCACATGGCTGCGCAAATGCGATTTACCTGCCTTATGTGATTCAGTACAATGCAAAGGACGGAACAGCACTGGCACGCTATGCGGAGATTGCCAGGTCGGTGGGTCTCACCGGTGCAAATGAGCAGGAGCTGATGGAAAAGCTCTGCGACAAGATCAATGAATACAATGCCAAACTGAGCATTCCCAGGACCCTGAAGGAATTTGGCATAGAAGAAAAGGAATTCAACGAAAAAGTTGCGAAGATTGCGGAAACAGCTGTCGGGGATGCCTGCACCGGTTCCAATCCCAGACCGGTCACACCTGCGGAAGTGGAAAAGCTGTTCCGCTGCATCTATTATGGCAGGAAGGTTGACTTTTAA
- a CDS encoding Glu/Leu/Phe/Val dehydrogenase, translated as MGEKYNPYEDMLKSMEEAADLLGLEKDDYEVLKYPERELKVSIPVEMDDGSIRVFEGYRIQHSSSRGPCKGGIRYHEDVDMNEVKALSAWMTFKCAVVNIPYGGAKGGVKVNPRELSHGELKRLTRRYTAMILPLIGPEKDIPAPDINTNPEIMGWIMDTYSMFKGYTVPGVVTGKPVEIGGSLGRKDATGRGVMLMTKEILQRQGIPVSEASIAIQGMGNVGGAAARELYLEGCRIVAVSDVTGGIYQESGLDVEKLSAFLQTGKMIEDYREDGVRHITNREVLISDVDVLIPAAMENQITEEVAGSIKARIIVEAANGPTTSEADKILNSENIIVVPDILANAGGVVVSYFEWVQNIQSLTWDEDEVNKTLQKIMIRAFNEVWQKAAEKNASLRMGAYMVALDRIVKAKKIRAVFP; from the coding sequence ATGGGTGAAAAATACAATCCCTATGAGGATATGCTGAAGTCGATGGAGGAAGCGGCTGACCTGTTGGGGTTGGAAAAAGATGATTACGAAGTACTGAAATATCCGGAAAGGGAGCTGAAGGTATCCATTCCGGTGGAGATGGACGATGGATCGATCCGGGTATTTGAGGGCTACCGGATACAGCACTCCAGTTCCAGAGGCCCTTGCAAAGGCGGGATCCGCTATCACGAAGATGTGGACATGAATGAAGTGAAAGCGCTTTCTGCGTGGATGACCTTTAAATGTGCAGTGGTCAATATCCCGTACGGAGGAGCAAAAGGCGGGGTGAAGGTCAACCCCAGGGAGCTTTCCCATGGGGAGCTCAAACGGCTTACGCGAAGGTATACCGCTATGATTCTTCCCCTGATCGGTCCGGAGAAGGATATTCCGGCGCCGGACATCAACACCAATCCGGAGATCATGGGCTGGATTATGGATACTTACAGCATGTTCAAGGGATATACCGTTCCCGGAGTCGTTACCGGCAAGCCGGTTGAAATCGGAGGTTCCCTGGGCAGAAAGGATGCCACCGGACGCGGCGTCATGCTGATGACAAAGGAAATCCTGCAGAGGCAGGGGATTCCGGTATCCGAAGCTTCCATTGCCATACAGGGAATGGGTAATGTCGGCGGAGCCGCAGCCAGAGAATTGTATCTGGAAGGCTGCAGGATCGTGGCGGTCAGCGATGTGACAGGCGGGATTTATCAGGAAAGCGGCCTGGACGTGGAAAAGCTGTCGGCATTTCTGCAGACCGGTAAAATGATAGAAGATTACCGGGAAGATGGCGTGCGGCATATCACAAACCGGGAAGTTCTCATAAGCGATGTGGATGTCCTGATTCCTGCGGCCATGGAGAACCAAATCACGGAAGAGGTGGCAGGATCCATAAAAGCCAGGATCATCGTGGAAGCAGCAAATGGCCCGACGACTTCAGAGGCGGATAAAATACTGAATTCCGAAAACATCATTGTAGTTCCCGATATTCTTGCAAATGCCGGCGGAGTGGTGGTATCGTATTTTGAATGGGTACAGAATATCCAGTCTTTAACATGGGACGAGGACGAAGTCAATAAAACACTGCAGAAAATCATGATCCGGGCATTCAATGAGGTATGGCAGAAGGCTGCTGAAAAGAATGCATCCCTGCGAATGGGCGCTTACATGGTTGCATTGGACCGAATCGTAAAAGCCAAAAAAATCCGTGCGGTTTTCCCGTAA